One genomic segment of Sphingorhabdus sp. M41 includes these proteins:
- the hfq gene encoding RNA chaperone Hfq: MTDKSNNLQDLFLNSLRKSKTPVTMFLVKGVKLQGIVTWFDNFSVLLRRDGQSQLVYKHAISTIMPSDALDTQPFADLMDNAKTRAGVLQEVFLTAVRDSNDPVTMFLVNGVMLQGEVSAYDLFCILLEREGLSQLVYKHAISTVQPGGPLNLADYNNADDGAH, encoded by the coding sequence ATGACCGATAAATCGAATAATTTGCAGGATTTATTCCTGAACTCCCTCCGGAAATCAAAAACCCCCGTGACGATGTTCCTCGTTAAAGGCGTGAAGCTTCAGGGAATTGTCACCTGGTTCGACAATTTTTCTGTCTTGCTCCGCCGTGACGGACAATCACAACTCGTCTATAAACACGCTATTTCCACGATCATGCCATCGGACGCGCTCGACACACAGCCGTTTGCCGACCTGATGGACAATGCGAAGACCAGAGCAGGGGTGCTGCAAGAGGTGTTCCTTACTGCGGTCCGGGACAGCAATGATCCGGTCACGATGTTTCTGGTCAATGGCGTGATGCTGCAGGGTGAAGTGTCAGCCTATGATCTATTCTGCATCTTGCTCGAACGGGAAGGCTTGTCGCAGCTGGTCTACAAACATGCCATATCTACCGTGCAGCCTGGCGGGCCGCTGAATCTGGCCGACTATAATAATGCAGATGATGGTGCGCATTGA